Proteins encoded in a region of the Sterolibacterium denitrificans genome:
- a CDS encoding DUF484 family protein: protein MKIELDANDVAAYLKAHPDFFNLYADLLAQIVINDPHNGRAVSITERQLGALRDRNKQLEAKLAELIRFGEENDVISEKLHRMTLALIAAESFPAVVRILHEHLGGAFDVPHVALRLWEVGGLDSLADFSPADEDTKRFATGLKHPYCGSSAGLEALSWLASGVRSTALVPLRRGADTIGLLMLGSEEAQRFYPEMGTLFLARIGDCAAAAVLRTLEPAQA from the coding sequence ATGAAGATTGAACTCGATGCCAATGATGTCGCCGCCTATCTCAAGGCGCATCCCGATTTCTTCAATCTGTATGCCGACCTGCTGGCGCAGATCGTCATCAACGATCCGCACAATGGCCGCGCCGTCTCGATCACCGAGCGACAGCTCGGCGCCCTGCGCGACCGCAACAAGCAATTGGAAGCCAAGCTTGCCGAGCTGATCCGCTTCGGCGAGGAGAATGACGTCATTTCCGAAAAGCTGCACCGGATGACGCTGGCGCTGATTGCGGCGGAGAGCTTTCCCGCCGTCGTCCGCATTCTCCATGAGCATCTGGGCGGCGCTTTCGATGTGCCGCATGTCGCGCTGCGTCTGTGGGAGGTCGGCGGGCTTGACTCGCTGGCCGACTTCTCGCCGGCCGACGAGGATACCAAACGCTTTGCCACCGGACTCAAGCATCCCTATTGCGGTTCGAGCGCCGGTCTGGAGGCGCTCTCCTGGCTTGCCAGCGGGGTGCGCTCGACCGCCCTGGTGCCGCTGCGGCGCGGCGCGGATACCATCGGTCTGCTGATGCTGGGCAGCGAGGAAGCGCAGCGCTTCTATCCGGAAATGGGCACGCTGTTTCTTGCGCGCATCGGCGATTGCGCGGCCGCTGCCGTGCTGCGGACGCTTGAACCGGCGCAGGCATGA
- a CDS encoding tyrosine recombinase XerC: protein MSRTGGDAHSLIDAFLAAQAHERQASRHTLDAYRRDLAALLRLSGANSAAALRGLDSHGIRRCAMQLHAAGNAPRSIARRLSAWRSFYRWLARNASPEAGTAAGLRVNPCDGVRSPKKRQALPKALSVEQGAALLERDVGGAEDAADEGRHAALLRLRDHAILELFYSSGLRLAELAALDCNGGLDLVAGEVGVTGKRGKSRIVPLGRQARAALQSWLARRHELAAAGEPALFVSLRGTRLAPRSIEQRLARWAQGSGIRLHPHMLRHSFASHVLQSSGDLRAVQEMLGHASIATTQVYTHLDYQHLAKVYDAAHPRARKR, encoded by the coding sequence ATGAGCCGGACGGGCGGCGATGCGCACAGCCTGATCGACGCCTTTCTTGCCGCCCAGGCGCACGAACGGCAGGCCAGCCGCCATACACTCGATGCCTATCGCCGTGATCTTGCCGCGCTGCTGCGCCTGAGCGGCGCGAATTCGGCAGCCGCGCTGCGCGGGTTGGATAGCCATGGGATCCGCCGCTGCGCCATGCAACTGCATGCCGCCGGCAATGCGCCACGCTCCATCGCGCGCAGATTGTCCGCCTGGCGCAGCTTTTATCGCTGGCTGGCGCGCAACGCATCGCCGGAAGCCGGGACTGCCGCCGGGCTGCGCGTCAATCCTTGCGATGGCGTCCGCTCGCCGAAGAAGCGTCAGGCGCTGCCCAAGGCGCTTTCAGTCGAACAAGGGGCAGCGTTGCTGGAGCGTGACGTGGGAGGTGCGGAAGATGCGGCGGATGAAGGACGGCATGCGGCCCTGCTGCGGTTGCGCGATCATGCCATTCTCGAACTCTTTTATTCCTCCGGCCTGCGCTTGGCCGAACTGGCCGCTCTCGACTGCAACGGTGGTCTGGATCTGGTAGCCGGCGAAGTCGGCGTCACCGGCAAGCGCGGCAAGTCGCGGATCGTGCCGCTTGGCCGCCAGGCGCGCGCGGCGCTGCAGTCCTGGCTGGCACGGCGTCATGAGCTGGCGGCGGCCGGCGAGCCGGCGTTGTTCGTCAGCCTGCGCGGCACGCGCCTGGCGCCACGCAGCATCGAGCAGCGCCTGGCACGCTGGGCGCAGGGCAGCGGCATCCGGCTGCATCCGCACATGCTGCGTCACTCCTTTGCCTCGCATGTACTGCAATCCTCCGGCGACCTGCGCGCGGTACAGGAAATGCTCGGTCATGCCAGCATCGCCACCACGCAGGTGTATACGCATCTGGATTATCAACACTTGGCCAAAGTCTATGACGCGGCCCATCCACGGGCACGCAAGCGCTGA